A genome region from Myroides fluvii includes the following:
- a CDS encoding AraC family transcriptional regulator yields the protein MKNDVFDNYALYDASGNKYDFMFMEIDQVLQLGTASFSALNQHDFFKVIYITEGEGVYYADLQAFELKKGDICFVGDFQQQRWSVNRSIKGYIIHFKFAFLTKFISNHFFVQELAFFNQFTVHNLLENHTLGNRVEHAIQSILHELKLEINKDIDLIRIYLLEILLISKREIDRKNQVKTERVNSNILVEQFEQLIENHFCEYKFPKEYAKHLRVTPNYLNSICRKMKDKSAGDLIRDRILVESKRLLTTTNLSASEIAYRLNFKDSSYFTRFFKKYVDLTPDEYRKKH from the coding sequence ATGAAAAATGATGTTTTTGATAACTATGCTTTATATGATGCCAGTGGAAATAAATACGATTTTATGTTTATGGAAATTGATCAAGTCTTGCAATTGGGGACTGCTTCTTTTTCTGCATTAAATCAACACGATTTTTTTAAGGTTATTTATATTACAGAAGGAGAAGGAGTGTATTATGCCGATTTACAAGCGTTTGAGTTGAAGAAGGGCGACATCTGTTTTGTAGGCGATTTTCAACAACAACGTTGGAGTGTAAATAGGAGTATTAAAGGCTATATCATCCATTTTAAATTCGCTTTTTTAACCAAGTTCATTTCCAATCACTTTTTTGTACAAGAACTCGCCTTTTTCAATCAATTTACCGTACATAATTTGTTGGAAAATCACACATTAGGCAATCGAGTAGAACATGCCATTCAAAGTATTTTACATGAATTAAAACTTGAGATAAATAAGGATATTGACTTAATACGCATTTACTTACTAGAAATATTATTAATATCTAAGCGAGAGATTGATCGAAAAAATCAAGTTAAAACTGAACGTGTTAATTCCAATATACTTGTCGAGCAATTTGAACAACTCATCGAAAATCATTTTTGCGAATATAAATTTCCAAAAGAATACGCCAAGCACTTAAGAGTAACGCCAAATTATTTGAATAGTATTTGTAGAAAAATGAAGGATAAGTCAGCGGGAGATTTGATTCGCGATCGTATTTTAGTAGAGAGTAAAAGACTTTTGACGACGACAAATTTATCAGCTAGTGAAATTGCCTATCGGTTGAATTTTAAAGATAGTTCTTACTTTACGCGTTTTTTTAAAAAATATGTGGATCTGACTCCAGATGAATACAGAAAAAAGCACTAG
- a CDS encoding phosphodiester glycosidase family protein, protein MTRFNTKTPGLLFLCMLFMVVSCKSGIKGESSILLKEEARWTRQQIVDDLVLYSWVGHYYEPYDSYQTIRVLALPKKSKTLRLELFDILPEDSLSQAVTIDSSIVAAINGTYFEKGLTRGSSTAYLKINTILIDSVEVDAAHQFGWKHEGALAFTKDQMKIIRGNNQVYGKAKEENIISGSPILIEEGKPVGAHFVKSPTRDLHQLHYENPERHQGVRHPRTAIALTEKEVLLITVDGRSSVAAGMSAKELTEFIQTYFPVQEALNIDGGGSTTMWIATTKVPQVNGVVNYPSDNRKQDHLGQRLLRNALVVKKIN, encoded by the coding sequence ATGACTCGATTCAATACAAAAACGCCAGGCCTACTCTTTCTGTGTATGCTTTTTATGGTTGTAAGTTGCAAAAGCGGGATTAAAGGCGAATCATCCATTTTATTAAAAGAAGAAGCAAGGTGGACACGCCAACAGATTGTTGATGATTTAGTGCTGTATAGTTGGGTAGGGCACTATTATGAGCCTTATGATTCTTATCAAACCATTCGCGTATTGGCTTTGCCTAAGAAAAGTAAAACCTTGCGATTGGAGTTGTTTGATATTTTGCCTGAAGATAGCCTATCGCAAGCGGTAACGATTGATTCTTCTATTGTAGCAGCTATCAATGGAACGTATTTTGAAAAAGGATTGACTCGTGGAAGTTCAACGGCCTATTTGAAAATCAATACCATATTGATAGACAGTGTTGAAGTAGATGCAGCGCATCAGTTTGGATGGAAGCACGAAGGAGCGTTGGCGTTTACAAAAGATCAGATGAAAATTATTAGAGGAAATAATCAAGTGTATGGCAAGGCTAAAGAAGAAAATATAATATCAGGCTCCCCAATTTTGATTGAAGAAGGAAAGCCCGTGGGCGCTCATTTTGTCAAATCTCCAACTCGCGATTTACATCAACTGCATTATGAAAATCCCGAACGTCATCAGGGAGTTCGACATCCTCGTACAGCTATTGCTTTGACAGAAAAGGAAGTATTATTAATCACCGTAGATGGTCGAAGCTCCGTTGCTGCTGGAATGAGTGCAAAGGAATTGACCGAATTTATTCAAACGTATTTTCCTGTTCAAGAGGCATTGAATATAGATGGAGGAGGATCAACAACCATGTGGATAGCAACCACAAAAGTACCTCAGGTTAATGGGGTGGTTAATTATCCTTCGGACAATCGGAAACAAGATCATTTGGGACAACGACTATTGCGCAATGCTTTGGTCGTTAAAAAGATAAACTAG
- a CDS encoding SGNH/GDSL hydrolase family protein produces the protein MRKVIGILLCLQSFCIVAQTDKKMSYHEIDPPFYRVDTLKYKDLPSGVKHTGRHSAGLYVDFKTNSKSIKASWCVNPAPAFSYLSEVNRRGLDLYAKVEGVYQYVRSGFPDTVKDCTEAVIIDQLTGEEREYRLYFPVYSELATLQIGVEEEATFQETPTTYKKRVLVYGSSIAQGASASRPGMAYPAQLERKLGHEFLNYGFGGSAKMEASVAELLADIPAVDLLIMDCVPNSSVAEIKQRTAAFVAIYRKKNPQVPIVMIPSVIREVGYFNTVIGQRVTAQNQQFRIEYEALIKEGVQNIYYLDVEHLLGTDHEGTSDGVHPTDLGFARWIETVQPHLEQVFNRYF, from the coding sequence ATGCGAAAAGTTATAGGAATACTCTTGTGCTTGCAATCGTTTTGTATTGTAGCACAAACGGATAAGAAAATGAGTTATCACGAGATAGACCCTCCTTTTTATAGAGTGGATACCTTGAAGTACAAAGACTTACCAAGCGGTGTGAAACATACGGGTAGACACAGTGCTGGTTTATATGTTGATTTTAAAACGAATTCGAAGAGCATTAAAGCGAGCTGGTGTGTGAATCCTGCTCCTGCTTTTTCATATTTGAGTGAGGTAAACCGAAGAGGGTTAGATTTATATGCCAAAGTAGAGGGTGTTTATCAATATGTTCGTTCTGGATTTCCCGATACAGTTAAGGATTGTACAGAAGCAGTAATTATCGATCAACTGACAGGGGAAGAACGAGAGTATCGATTATACTTTCCCGTTTATAGTGAACTAGCAACCCTGCAAATTGGAGTAGAAGAAGAGGCTACGTTTCAAGAAACTCCTACTACTTACAAGAAGCGTGTTTTAGTTTATGGTTCTAGTATTGCACAAGGAGCCTCAGCTAGTAGACCTGGGATGGCATATCCCGCACAATTGGAACGAAAATTAGGGCATGAATTTTTAAATTACGGTTTTGGTGGAAGTGCGAAGATGGAAGCTTCTGTTGCTGAACTTTTGGCGGATATTCCCGCAGTGGATCTATTGATTATGGACTGTGTACCCAATAGTTCTGTAGCAGAGATTAAACAGCGTACAGCTGCTTTTGTTGCGATTTATCGAAAGAAAAATCCACAAGTGCCTATTGTGATGATTCCTTCTGTAATTCGCGAAGTAGGTTATTTTAATACCGTTATTGGCCAAAGAGTTACTGCTCAGAATCAGCAATTTAGAATAGAATATGAAGCTTTGATTAAAGAAGGGGTTCAAAATATTTATTATCTTGATGTGGAACACTTACTGGGTACAGATCACGAAGGTACTTCTGATGGTGTTCATCCGACCGACCTCGGTTTTGCCCGATGGATTGAAACGGTGCAACCGCATCTTGAGCAGGTGTTTAATCGTTATTTTTAA
- a CDS encoding DMP19 family protein, which yields MREFSAILISEDAMASHTALAILNSNISVINYLRNSEVGDDELHPDAFASYCVDYYYNTVKNEGLASFIHKTQWDSDIVDIVHAGLTAMAALEHLAYFEKQMRQMKLFSKIKLAKFLASPHTPKDAISQALEDIGFQTITEDLVQLNATWLKEHPDTQIVAIAEMQEILTDFLTEEE from the coding sequence ATGAGAGAATTTTCAGCCATTTTAATATCCGAAGACGCTATGGCAAGCCATACTGCTCTTGCAATACTAAACTCCAACATATCCGTTATCAACTACTTGCGAAATTCAGAAGTTGGTGATGATGAACTACATCCTGATGCTTTTGCTAGTTATTGTGTGGATTATTATTACAATACAGTGAAAAATGAAGGCCTAGCTTCTTTTATTCATAAAACGCAATGGGACAGTGACATTGTAGACATTGTGCATGCAGGCTTAACAGCTATGGCTGCACTAGAGCATCTCGCATATTTTGAAAAACAAATGCGCCAGATGAAATTGTTCAGCAAAATTAAATTGGCTAAATTTTTAGCTTCCCCTCATACACCTAAGGATGCTATCAGTCAAGCATTAGAAGACATTGGGTTTCAAACCATCACAGAAGATCTTGTACAACTAAACGCAACTTGGCTAAAAGAGCACCCTGATACTCAAATCGTTGCTATAGCAGAAATGCAAGAAATTTTAACTGATTTCTTAACTGAAGAAGAATAA
- a CDS encoding outer membrane beta-barrel protein: protein MKLKLYIALVGILSSGFSTIQAQFKSYYYPDHEIGINLKAGWNQAYGSLPQGIGSDRAFTMAFGLQYDYYVSPTWSLGIGGQYAMQTTNFSGTNLKGKRSYIDTENDTFTFSYLGKKYKEEWKVNQFNLPLTVQYVGKGETSLYVRTGIQFSVIMSSKTTLTWNNLTAEGYFPQYNVVFDHPWFAGFGDKEKMESKPKLDLKNRWAWIAEVGVKHNLKSNQNLYVGVYLDLGLNNQSPAVSTTKEDLITYKPELDNAIEFNSIQQQSAAVFKNYSVGIQLRYGIGL from the coding sequence ATGAAGCTAAAACTATATATCGCGTTAGTAGGAATTTTAAGCAGTGGATTTTCTACCATACAAGCACAATTCAAGTCTTATTATTATCCTGATCACGAGATAGGTATTAATCTAAAGGCAGGATGGAATCAAGCCTATGGCAGCTTGCCACAAGGAATAGGAAGCGATAGGGCTTTTACCATGGCTTTTGGTCTTCAGTATGATTATTATGTTAGTCCCACGTGGAGTTTGGGAATTGGGGGACAGTACGCCATGCAAACGACTAATTTCTCAGGAACCAATTTAAAAGGAAAAAGATCGTATATCGATACTGAAAATGATACGTTTACTTTTAGTTATCTCGGTAAAAAATACAAAGAAGAGTGGAAAGTCAATCAGTTTAATTTACCTTTAACTGTGCAGTATGTCGGAAAGGGAGAAACGAGCTTATACGTTCGTACAGGGATACAGTTTTCCGTGATAATGAGTTCAAAGACAACCTTAACCTGGAACAACTTAACAGCCGAAGGATATTTTCCTCAATACAATGTCGTTTTTGATCATCCTTGGTTTGCTGGATTTGGCGATAAGGAGAAAATGGAATCAAAACCCAAGCTTGATTTAAAAAATAGATGGGCGTGGATTGCAGAAGTCGGCGTGAAGCACAACCTAAAATCCAATCAAAATTTATATGTAGGTGTTTATTTGGATTTGGGATTGAATAACCAAAGCCCCGCTGTTTCTACTACTAAAGAGGACTTAATTACGTATAAACCCGAACTGGATAACGCAATTGAGTTTAATAGTATCCAACAGCAGTCAGCAGCTGTATTTAAAAATTACAGTGTTGGTATTCAACTGAGATATGGCATCGGATTGTAA
- a CDS encoding NAD(P)H-dependent flavin oxidoreductase, translated as MGQNRITALFGIQYPIIQGGMVWNSGYKLASAVSNAGGLGLLGAGSMYPDVLRSHIQKCKQATDKPFGVNVSLLYPDLQEVMDIIVEEGIKIVFTSAGNPKLWTPFLKAHGITVVHVISSSKFALKAQEAGVDAIVAEGFEAGGHNGREETTTFTLIPMVHAKVNIPVIAAGGIATGKGMLAAMILGAEGVQMGTRFIASIESSAHSDFKNRVVQVEEGDTIVTLKELAPVRLIKNEFYQGIENLYANGAKKDELKTYLGKGRSKKGMFEGNLVDGELEAGQIAGLIHSIEPVAQIIDTIMSEFRVAQQEKFNF; from the coding sequence ATGGGACAAAATAGGATAACTGCTCTTTTTGGTATACAATACCCCATCATACAAGGGGGAATGGTTTGGAATAGTGGCTATAAACTCGCTAGTGCTGTAAGCAATGCGGGCGGATTAGGATTATTAGGAGCAGGATCTATGTATCCCGATGTTTTGAGATCCCATATTCAGAAGTGTAAACAAGCCACAGACAAACCGTTTGGGGTTAATGTATCCTTGCTTTATCCAGATCTTCAGGAAGTAATGGATATTATTGTAGAAGAAGGGATTAAAATCGTATTTACTTCTGCGGGAAATCCTAAACTATGGACGCCTTTTTTAAAAGCACACGGTATTACCGTAGTGCATGTCATTAGCTCCTCTAAGTTTGCTCTAAAAGCGCAAGAAGCAGGTGTTGATGCTATTGTCGCAGAGGGATTTGAAGCGGGAGGACACAACGGAAGAGAAGAAACGACCACGTTTACTCTAATTCCAATGGTTCACGCAAAGGTCAATATTCCGGTAATCGCTGCAGGTGGAATTGCAACGGGTAAGGGAATGTTAGCCGCTATGATTCTCGGAGCAGAGGGCGTGCAAATGGGAACGCGTTTTATTGCTTCTATAGAAAGCTCTGCGCACAGCGATTTCAAAAATAGAGTGGTTCAAGTCGAGGAGGGGGATACCATTGTTACCCTAAAAGAATTAGCTCCCGTGCGATTGATCAAGAACGAGTTTTATCAAGGCATTGAAAATTTATATGCAAATGGAGCTAAAAAGGATGAATTGAAAACCTATTTGGGTAAAGGACGATCAAAAAAAGGAATGTTTGAAGGCAATTTGGTAGACGGAGAATTAGAGGCTGGTCAAATAGCAGGATTAATTCACAGCATCGAGCCAGTTGCACAAATTATCGATACAATTATGAGTGAATTTAGAGTAGCTCAACAAGAAAAGTTCAACTTCTAA
- a CDS encoding proline dehydrogenase family protein: MKNLFNNTEVAFALKNNKELKRAHFLFKMISKPALVKMGSSLANFAIKTHLPVTGLIRSTVFDHFCGGINEEDCLSVVDNMYNQGGVASVLDYSVEGKETEEQFDAALNMTIKTIELAKARPDAIPFAVFKPTGFGRFDMFVKKGEGKTFTAAEEKEWERIVYRFNMACKFAYDNDVLLLIDAEHSWMQDAADAIVLDMMRKYNKEKALIYNTAQMYRWDRLQFLKDLHGIAKAEGFHIGMKVVRGAYMEIERERAGQKGYKSPICVDKNATDINYDAGVTFMLENMDCMALFAGTHNENSSKLVMDLMEKHQINHDDKRLFFGQLYGMSDNISFNLAKANYNVAKYLPFGPVRDVIPYLIRRAQENTSVKGQTNRELDLIETEMKRRKL; the protein is encoded by the coding sequence ATGAAAAATTTATTTAACAATACAGAAGTAGCTTTTGCACTTAAGAACAATAAGGAGTTAAAAAGAGCTCACTTTTTATTTAAAATGATTAGCAAACCCGCACTTGTAAAAATGGGGTCCTCTTTAGCTAATTTTGCCATCAAGACTCATTTACCGGTTACAGGATTAATCCGATCGACGGTTTTCGACCACTTTTGCGGTGGGATAAACGAAGAAGACTGTTTGAGTGTAGTGGATAACATGTACAATCAGGGCGGAGTTGCGTCAGTATTAGACTATTCTGTAGAAGGAAAAGAAACCGAAGAACAGTTTGACGCGGCATTAAATATGACGATTAAAACGATCGAATTGGCTAAGGCACGACCTGATGCTATTCCATTTGCGGTTTTCAAACCAACTGGATTTGGTCGTTTCGATATGTTCGTTAAAAAGGGAGAAGGCAAAACCTTTACAGCTGCAGAAGAAAAAGAATGGGAACGCATCGTTTACCGTTTTAACATGGCGTGTAAATTCGCCTATGACAACGATGTATTGTTGTTAATTGACGCAGAACACAGCTGGATGCAGGATGCTGCTGATGCCATTGTATTGGATATGATGCGCAAGTACAACAAAGAAAAAGCATTGATTTACAATACAGCTCAGATGTATCGTTGGGATCGTTTGCAGTTCTTAAAAGATTTACATGGTATTGCGAAAGCGGAAGGATTCCACATAGGAATGAAAGTGGTTCGCGGTGCTTATATGGAGATTGAACGAGAACGCGCAGGACAAAAAGGGTATAAATCGCCAATTTGTGTGGATAAAAACGCAACAGATATCAACTATGATGCTGGTGTAACGTTTATGTTAGAAAACATGGATTGCATGGCGCTATTCGCTGGAACACACAATGAAAACAGCTCAAAATTAGTGATGGATTTGATGGAAAAACACCAAATTAATCATGATGATAAAAGGCTTTTCTTTGGTCAGTTGTATGGAATGAGTGATAACATCAGTTTCAACTTAGCCAAAGCGAATTATAACGTAGCAAAATACCTTCCTTTTGGACCTGTACGCGATGTAATTCCGTACTTAATTCGACGTGCACAAGAAAACACCTCAGTAAAAGGACAAACAAACCGCGAATTAGATTTGATTGAAACAGAAATGAAAAGACGTAAGCTTTAA
- the mnmA gene encoding tRNA 2-thiouridine(34) synthase MnmA, producing the protein MKRVVVGLSGGVDSSVAAYLLKEQGYEVIGLFMKNWHDDTVTISNECPWLEDSNDALMVAEKLGIPFQTVDLSEQYKEKIVDYMFKEYENGRTPNPDVLCNREIKFDVFMKIALELGADYVATGHYCRKAEEEVVLEDGTSQTVYKLMAGVDPSKDQSYFLCQLSQEQLAKALFPVGELYKSKVREIAAEADLITAEKKDSQGLCFIGKVRLPEFLQQQLKPKAGFIYEIAKDAPLFSTGGAVTYSSLEEELYAEAKAFHYTPEMGKKVGDHYGAHYFTTGQRKGLNVGGTVEPLFVIATDVTNNIIYTGQGNQHPGLFHSTLFVQEHEIHWIREDMQLQPGQTMRIKARIRYRQPLQEATLYKMEKGLYVRFDEPQSAITEGQFVSWHIEEELIGSGVISKVE; encoded by the coding sequence ATGAAAAGAGTAGTAGTAGGACTTTCAGGAGGGGTAGACTCAAGTGTTGCCGCTTATTTATTGAAAGAACAAGGATACGAAGTCATCGGATTATTCATGAAAAATTGGCATGATGATACCGTTACAATTTCGAATGAGTGTCCGTGGCTAGAAGATAGCAATGACGCTCTGATGGTTGCCGAAAAGTTGGGCATCCCTTTTCAAACCGTGGATTTAAGTGAACAATATAAGGAGAAGATTGTAGATTATATGTTTAAGGAGTACGAAAATGGTCGTACCCCAAATCCCGACGTATTGTGCAATAGAGAAATTAAGTTTGATGTTTTTATGAAAATTGCCTTAGAGCTAGGTGCAGATTATGTAGCTACAGGGCATTATTGTAGAAAAGCGGAAGAAGAAGTGGTATTGGAAGATGGAACTTCTCAAACGGTTTATAAATTAATGGCAGGAGTGGATCCTTCAAAAGATCAATCGTACTTTTTATGTCAATTATCTCAAGAACAATTAGCGAAGGCTTTATTTCCAGTAGGGGAATTATACAAATCTAAGGTAAGAGAAATTGCAGCAGAAGCAGACTTAATTACAGCAGAGAAAAAAGATTCCCAAGGGTTGTGCTTCATTGGAAAAGTGCGTTTGCCTGAATTCTTACAACAACAATTAAAGCCCAAAGCGGGGTTTATCTATGAAATAGCGAAAGATGCACCTCTTTTTTCAACAGGTGGAGCAGTGACCTATTCATCTCTAGAGGAGGAATTGTATGCAGAAGCTAAAGCCTTTCACTATACACCCGAAATGGGTAAAAAAGTAGGGGATCACTACGGCGCGCATTATTTTACAACCGGGCAACGCAAAGGATTAAATGTAGGAGGAACAGTAGAACCGTTATTTGTTATTGCAACAGATGTAACAAATAATATTATTTATACAGGACAAGGCAATCAACATCCCGGATTATTTCACAGCACACTATTTGTACAAGAACACGAAATTCACTGGATTCGCGAAGACATGCAATTACAACCTGGTCAAACGATGCGCATTAAAGCGCGTATTCGCTATCGTCAACCGCTGCAAGAAGCAACGCTGTACAAGATGGAAAAAGGACTGTATGTTCGCTTTGACGAGCCTCAATCTGCGATAACTGAAGGACAATTCGTATCTTGGCATATAGAGGAAGAATTAATAGGCTCTGGAGTTATTTCCAAAGTAGAATAA
- the acs gene encoding acetate--CoA ligase → MSYYKIENLEQYFKHYKKSVREPRKFWSKIAEENFVWYQVWDKVFQFDMEESKFEWFVNAKLNIVKNCVDRHLAKRGEKPAIIFEPNNPEETAQIITYNDLFNRVCKMANVLKEQGVKKGDRVCIYLPMIPELAVAMLACARIGAIHSVIFAGFSSSAVSKRINDADCHYVITSDGSFRGSKTIPLKPIIDDALKSCPSVQQVLVVARTGAETAMQEGRDIWLNPLLEAASTNHVAQVMDAEDPLFILYTSGSTGMPKGMVHTTAGYMVQTAYSFKNIFDYKDDDIFWCTADCGWITGHSYIVYGPLLNGATTVMFEGVPTYPNPSRFWDIIDKYKVTQFYTAPTAIRSLMTEDYKYVNAHDLSSLRVIGSVGEPINEEAWHWYNDHVGKKKCPIVDTWWQTETGSILISPLPFITPTKPTYATLPLPGIQAVLMDEKRNEIDDNQIDGSLCIKFPWPSMARTIWGDHQRYKDTYFSQFPGKYFTGDGALRDEVGYYRITGRADDVVIVSGHNLGTAPIEDAINEHPAVAESAVVGYKHEIKGNALYGFITLKVEGEYRDRENVKKEINQYISSHIGPIAKLDKIQFVESLPKTRSGKIMRRILRSIADGETKDFGDVSTLINPEVIDDIKEAKI, encoded by the coding sequence ATGAGTTATTATAAAATAGAAAACCTTGAACAGTATTTTAAACACTATAAAAAATCTGTACGAGAACCGAGAAAATTTTGGAGTAAGATTGCAGAGGAAAATTTTGTATGGTACCAAGTATGGGATAAGGTTTTTCAGTTTGACATGGAAGAATCTAAATTTGAATGGTTCGTCAATGCAAAATTAAATATTGTAAAAAACTGCGTAGATCGTCATTTGGCGAAAAGAGGAGAAAAACCGGCGATTATTTTTGAACCAAATAATCCAGAAGAAACGGCTCAAATAATTACGTATAACGATTTGTTTAATCGCGTTTGTAAAATGGCAAACGTTCTAAAAGAACAAGGAGTAAAAAAAGGAGATCGCGTTTGTATTTATTTACCCATGATTCCTGAATTAGCAGTAGCGATGTTGGCTTGTGCTCGAATTGGAGCTATTCACAGCGTGATTTTTGCTGGGTTTTCATCTTCAGCCGTAAGTAAGCGTATTAATGATGCAGATTGTCATTATGTAATTACTTCGGATGGAAGTTTTAGAGGAAGTAAAACAATTCCGTTAAAGCCAATTATTGACGATGCGTTAAAATCGTGTCCTTCAGTACAACAGGTATTAGTAGTAGCACGCACAGGCGCTGAAACAGCGATGCAAGAGGGTAGAGATATTTGGTTGAATCCCTTGTTAGAAGCTGCTTCAACGAATCATGTAGCACAAGTGATGGATGCAGAAGATCCGTTGTTTATTCTCTATACCTCAGGCTCTACAGGAATGCCGAAGGGAATGGTTCATACCACTGCAGGGTATATGGTACAAACGGCCTATTCGTTTAAAAATATCTTTGATTATAAAGACGATGATATTTTTTGGTGTACTGCAGATTGTGGTTGGATCACAGGACATTCCTATATTGTATACGGCCCCTTGTTAAACGGAGCAACTACTGTGATGTTTGAAGGAGTGCCAACGTATCCAAATCCAAGTCGATTCTGGGATATTATTGATAAATATAAGGTAACGCAGTTCTATACTGCTCCGACGGCTATTCGTTCGTTGATGACGGAAGACTATAAATATGTAAATGCACATGATTTATCCAGCCTACGCGTAATTGGATCTGTAGGAGAGCCAATCAATGAGGAAGCTTGGCACTGGTATAATGACCATGTAGGAAAGAAAAAATGCCCTATTGTTGATACGTGGTGGCAAACGGAAACAGGAAGTATTCTCATTTCTCCGTTGCCGTTTATTACCCCAACTAAACCGACCTATGCAACCTTGCCTTTACCAGGCATTCAAGCCGTGTTGATGGATGAAAAACGCAATGAAATCGACGATAACCAAATCGATGGTTCACTGTGTATTAAATTCCCTTGGCCTTCAATGGCACGAACAATTTGGGGAGATCACCAACGATATAAAGACACCTATTTTAGTCAATTTCCAGGTAAATATTTTACAGGTGATGGAGCATTGCGCGATGAAGTAGGTTATTATCGAATTACAGGACGTGCAGATGATGTGGTTATTGTTTCTGGACATAATCTTGGTACAGCTCCAATTGAAGATGCAATTAATGAGCATCCAGCAGTAGCAGAAAGTGCCGTGGTTGGATACAAACACGAAATCAAAGGAAATGCACTATATGGATTTATTACATTAAAAGTAGAAGGAGAATATAGAGATAGAGAAAATGTAAAAAAAGAAATCAATCAGTATATCAGCAGCCATATAGGACCAATTGCCAAATTAGATAAAATCCAGTTTGTTGAAAGTTTGCCAAAAACACGATCAGGAAAAATTATGCGTCGTATTTTGCGCTCTATTGCAGATGGGGAAACCAAAGATTTTGGTGATGTTTCAACACTCATTAACCCTGAGGTAATTGATGATATTAAAGAAGCTAAAATATAA
- the aroB gene encoding 3-dehydroquinate synthase, whose amino-acid sequence MIKVETADYPIYFGVESYAILGDFLNEKQYSKLLILTDSTCNELCLPHFLAHLPTVIPFEIIEIEPGETAKDLATCEGVWSAMLDLELDRHSAVIAVGGGVVSDLGGFVASVYMRGIDCFVVPTTLLAMVDASVGGKTGIDLNGIKNSIGSFSMPKLVLIDATYLDTLDPRELKSGYAEMLKHGLIHDERYFKYLKDIAQVDFADIETLIYHSIKIKSQIVQEDPKEVGLRKILNFGHTVGHAIESYCLTSSTRERMLHGEAIAIGMIVESYISTVILGLNTTVYQEIKESIQYIYGKQTFIETELEEILTWMKFDKKNKAGEIRMVLLSKIGESAYDIEVSKDLILKGFEDYLK is encoded by the coding sequence ATGATAAAAGTAGAAACAGCGGATTATCCTATTTATTTTGGAGTTGAAAGCTACGCGATTTTAGGTGACTTTTTGAACGAAAAACAATACAGTAAGTTGCTGATTTTAACAGATTCAACTTGTAACGAACTTTGTTTGCCTCATTTTTTAGCCCACCTTCCCACAGTGATTCCCTTTGAAATTATCGAGATTGAACCTGGTGAAACAGCCAAAGATCTCGCTACTTGTGAAGGAGTGTGGTCTGCCATGCTCGATTTAGAATTAGATCGGCACAGTGCGGTTATTGCCGTTGGAGGAGGTGTTGTCTCTGATTTAGGCGGATTTGTTGCTTCTGTTTATATGCGGGGTATTGATTGTTTTGTTGTGCCAACTACCTTACTGGCTATGGTTGATGCATCTGTAGGCGGAAAAACAGGAATCGATTTGAACGGAATCAAAAATAGTATAGGGAGTTTTTCGATGCCTAAACTCGTGCTGATTGATGCAACTTATTTAGATACATTAGACCCTAGAGAACTGAAATCAGGTTATGCAGAAATGCTAAAACACGGCTTAATCCACGATGAGCGTTATTTTAAGTACCTCAAAGATATCGCACAAGTCGATTTTGCCGATATTGAAACATTGATTTATCACTCAATAAAGATAAAGAGTCAAATCGTTCAAGAAGACCCAAAAGAAGTTGGATTGCGCAAGATATTGAATTTTGGACATACCGTCGGACACGCCATTGAAAGCTATTGTTTGACAAGTTCAACCCGAGAGCGCATGTTACACGGTGAAGCAATCGCAATAGGAATGATTGTAGAATCGTACATCTCAACTGTTATTTTAGGGTTAAATACCACAGTTTATCAGGAGATTAAGGAATCTATTCAATATATTTATGGAAAACAAACTTTTATCGAAACAGAGTTGGAAGAAATACTAACCTGGATGAAGTTTGATAAGAAAAATAAGGCTGGTGAAATCCGAATGGTTTTGCTGTCGAAAATAGGAGAAAGCGCTTACGACATAGAAGTGAGTAAGGACTTGATCCTGAAAGGGTTTGAAGATTATTTAAAATAG